A stretch of the Capsicum annuum cultivar UCD-10X-F1 chromosome 8, UCD10Xv1.1, whole genome shotgun sequence genome encodes the following:
- the LOC107860741 gene encoding uncharacterized protein LOC107860741, with the protein MGRIVVGSDNHLQGDMLNFLHDGALGSHSASELQANQAKSALYFGGVKDTVKAQIQQALGYSYGDLPFKYLGVPLSTKKITLLQWQPLTKKIVVKVSSWTAKKLSYAGRVQFVRSVIFGVQAYWAQLFIIPAKVMKAIQAYCRSYIWSGVNVITKRALISWEKICLPKVVGGINLINLKLWNKAAILKLCWNIEQKQDKLWIKWVHNYYIKGRNLKNLVVPAQASRMVRKMLGAKCNLHLMQHVPRTKTSVIKQAYLKVLGTFLKVDWRVIICRNLARPNAIFTTWLQQQDRLLTVDRLLKWHVQADPICIMYKQQDESRGHLFIECRFANALWLRLLRWLQHSQLHLATWDSMNHWVIRRSKGKRHQAQLWKLVYAKFVYVVWKERNARTFQKKECTVDTVARQIACICCLRATEPLRNILDRCSF; encoded by the exons ATGGGAAGAATTGTGGTTGGTAGTGACAACCATCTGCAAGGAGACATGCTTAATTTCCTACATGATGGGGCTTTAGGAAGTCACTCTG CATCCGAGCTACAAGCTAATCAGGCCAAGAGTGCACTATACTTTGGAGGGGTGAAAGATACAGTAAAGGCTCAAATACAACAAGCACTTGGATACAGCTATGGTGACCTTCCGTTTAAGTATTTAGGAGTGCCTTTGTCTACTAAGAAGATTACTCTGCTACAGTGGCAGCCTTTAACTAAGAAGATTGTGGTTAAAGTCTCTTCATGGACAGCAAAAAAACTATCCTATGCAGGAAGAGTTCAGTTTGTAAGGTCAGTAATCTTTGGAGTACAGGCCTATTGGGCTCAATTATTTATAATTCCAGCAAAAGTGATGAAAGCAATCCAAGCATATTGTAGAAGTTATATATGGTCTGGAGTAAATGTCATTACCAAAAGAGCACTGATTTCATGGGAGAAAATATGCTTGCCTAAGGTAGTAGGAGGGATAAATTTGATTAACCTTAAGCTATGGAACAAAGCTGCAATTTTGAAACTATGCTGGAATATTGAACAAAAGCAGGACAAACTATGGATTAAATGGGTGCATAACTATTATATAAAGGGGCGCAACCTGAAAAATTTAGTTGTTCCTGCTCAGGCTAGTCGGATGGTCAGAAAGATGCTTGGGGCAAAATGTAATTTACACCTGATGCAACATGTTCCAAGAACCAAGACCAGTGTCATTAAGCAAGCTTATTTGAAGGTGTTGGGTACATTTTTAAAGGTAGATTGGAGAGTCATCATCTGCCGCAACTTAGCAAGGCCTAACGCAATTTTCACTACTTGGTTGCAGCAACAGGATAGGCTTTTAACGGTGGATAGGTTGTTGAAATGGCATGTACAGGCTGATCCTATATGTATCATGTACAAGCAACAAGATGAATCAAGGGGCCACCTATTCATAGAATGCAGGTTTGCTAATGCACTTTGGCTGCGACTATTACGTTGGTTACAGCATAGCCAACTTCATCTAGCCACCTGGGATTCTATGAATCATTGGGTCATTCGCAGGAGTAAAGGAAAGAGACACCAAGCACAGCTGTGGAAATTGGTCTACGCAAAATTCGTATATGTTGTATGGAAGGAAAGAAATGCAAGAACTTTTCAGAAGAAAGAGTGCACGGTAGACACTGTAGCAAGGCAAATCGCTTGTATCTGTTGTCTGCGAGCTACTGAACCTTTAAGGAATATATTAGATAGATGTAGCTTTTAG